From the Bradyrhizobium ontarionense genome, the window TCCCAGATCCCCCAGATCGAGGCATCCGCACTGCGGTACCGCGGAAAGATGTAACGAAACGAGCCGAGACCGGACCCGATCAGCGGGTGATCCCGGATCATTCGCCACGTCGAGACGTAGGTTTCCCAGCGACCGCCGCCTTCGAGGCCATGAGCCCCGAGACGCCCGGTGACCTGACCGCCGAGCACCGCGAGCGCAGCAGTCATGACGGCGAGCGCGGGAGGGAGCGCCCATAGTAGCCGCCGCCACGACGGAAGCTGGCGGCGCAGCACAAGAGACGCTGCGCCGACGCCTCCCGCCAGGGAGACCACGAGGCCCGCCCGCGATCCCGTCAACATGACGCAGGTCATGCAGATCAACGATGCGGCGCCGGGGACGAGGAGCCTGCGGTCCCAGGTCACGGCCCGCAGCGACGACCAGCCATGACGGAAGCCGTCGCGCGCGACCAGCCGCCGGAGCATGATCAGCTCCCAGACGACCATGCAGCAGCCGAAATACAAGGCAGCCGTATTGCGGTTCGGAAACGTCGCATTCAGGACGTTGCGATCCAGCACCTTGTCACGCAGCAGCACCACCGACGGGTCAATGAGATAGGCGGCGATGCCGTAGACGGCATAGGCGAGGCCGGACCACGCCACCGTCTTGAGCAGGATCTCTGCGTGCGCCGGGGCGCTTGCGACGAAGAAGGCGCAAGCCAATACGCCGAGGCAGGCAAGCGGCGCGCCCAGCGCGAACAACGGCTGATCCCGGACCAGGGCCAGCGGCGCTGTCGGGTCGGCGCCGATCAGCCCGGACATCCGTTTCCAGACTGCATCCGGCGAAACGGGAAGCCACGGGGCCGAACTGAGCTGCTCGTGCAGGACGAGGGCATAAAGGCCGATGATCAGCAGAGCGAGCGTGACCAGAATCCAATCGCTACGCGTCCGCAGGCTCGGGCGGCAGCACAACAGCGCGACGCCAAGCAGCCCGACCAGAGCCGCAAGAGCGGTCGGATCCGTTGCGGCGTAAGGGAGAGGCGCGACCGCCACAATGCCTGCGAGCAGCCAACCGGCCAGCCGATTGTCGTCACGCCAAAGCGGGGCAGATCCCTTGGACGGCCTCACGCTCGGAGATGTGTCCGCGGCGGACATGGTCCCGCCCGCGCACGGATCAGGGCGACGTCTTGATCGCCGTCCGCAAGGTCACCCCGTTGGTGGCGGCCACGATCGGATCGTTCACGGTCGCGCTCACGAGCCTGATGTACTGCATGATCTTGGCGGATTCGACCGACTGCGAATTCGAGATGTACACGACATCCTTGTTGCGGACCTGGAACTTGGTCGCCATGAAGTAGCCGCTGGGATCGCGGAAATTCACGTTGTAGATCACGGGAACGACCGGGCCGGGGAAACGATGGGTGTCGACCCCGAGCTGCTCAGCGACTTCACGGCTTTCGCCGCGATACAGGAAGACGGCCGCCGGGTCGGCCGCCGAGTCGTTCAGGCCACCCGCCTTGGCGACGCCTTCCGCCAGCGAGATGCGCCAGGCCTCGAAGTTGAACTGGCCCTGCGCGCCGGATGCGCCGAACGCGACAAATGTCTGCGGCTCGCGATAGACGTAGATGGTATCGTTCGGCTGAATATAGACGTTGTTCGTCGGTTCGTAGACGATCTGGCCAAACGGGATCGTCGTCCGGCGGCCTTCACGCTCGAGCATGACCCAGGTATCGAAGCCCTGCCCCTTGGGTCCGCCGGCGCGGGTGATCGCGTCGAGCATGCGCTCGCCAGCCGCGTTTGCCGGAAAGCGAGACGGCGCATTGACCTCGCCCAGAACACTGATCAGCGACGTTCTCTGCTCGATCAGGGTCACGACGGCCTGCGGTTCGATCGCCCGGTTCTTGAGCGCGTCGACGATGGCCTGCTGCACTTCAGCCGGGGTCCGGCCCTTGGCGCGGATCGCACCGGCATAGGGCACCGAGATGAAGCCGTTGTTGTCGACGTTCTGGTTGGGGATCGTGACGTAGTTGCCCGGACGAACGCCCGCTTCGATCGGAATGAAGAGACCACCGGCCGCGGCCTCGAAGATCGTGACGCTGACGACATCGCCGATGCCGAAGCGGATTTCGGTCGGAGGCCGCTTGAAAGCCTGCGTGGCGGAGTCGGTCAGCCGCGGCGCAAAGGATGCAAGGACACGCTCGACGTCCGGCGTGACCTTGACCAGCGCGTAAGGCAGGCTCTGCTCGCTGCCGGCTTCCGATGAGCGAACGGCGTCCTGGTTGGGGCCGCTGGCCGGCATGAGGCTGCAGGCCGCAGACAAAGATGCCACGGTCGCGACAAATCCCCAACGCATCAGCCCCAGAATGGCCATCAAACCCCCAAAAACACGATAGCGTTAACATGCCCGGTCACGGCTGAACAGGCATCGCGGCTGCAGCGGGCCGCCCGATTGTTATTAACAGATAAAACGTTGCAGAATCACCACAGACGCCCTAACTCTTTGTTAACGATAGAAAAACCCCTCCGGAAATTTGTTCTGCAAAGTCGCCGGAACGGCTGCGGATGGCGACCGTGGTTGGGCCTGCGCCAAACCAGGACTACAACGGCCGCGCGGGATGTGCCCTGTTGATGCCTGCGGATTGTCAGCACCACGAGAAGACGGATTGACGTGATCGGCACTCATGGAGCGCTCATTGTTCTCGCGCTCGCCGCGCCCGCCCTGCTGTTCGACGGCCTTGTCAGCTGGTGCTTCGCCGCAGCGGTCGCCGCGCTCGGCCTGGTCAGCCTGCTGTTCGCCAACACGTCTTCCCTGAAGCGAAGCTGGAGCAGCTGTCGACCAGCCCTGCCGGGCGGCATCGTTCTGGTCGCGATCCCGGTCCTACAGCTGCTCCCCTGGGCGCCATCGGGCCTGGCGTCCCCAATCTGGGAGCAGACATCCGAGGCGCTGCAGACCGTGCTCGGCCGTCCCATCAGCCTCGATCCCAGCTTGACCCTGGCGGGCCTGGCGAACGCGATCGCCCTGCTTGCGCTCGCCGCCACCACAGCGCTCGCAGCTGGAGACAGGATGCAGGCCGCCCAGCTTTATCGCGCGACATGCCTGTCGACCGTCGCCATGGCGGCACTGCTCGTCGCCGACGGCAGGCTCAAGCTGCTGGAGGCCGACCCCGGCGCCCTTCCGACCCTCGTCGGCAGCCTCTGCCTGATCGTCGCAGCCGGGCTGGGTGCAGCGGCGACGCGCCACAGAGACCGTGCAAGCACCTCCCGCTGGCGCCCCAGGATCGATCTCGCATTGGCCGTGCTCACGGCAGCCACGGGCCTGCTGGCGCTGGGGCGCGCTCCGGATCCGGCAGGACTGATCACGGCAGCCGTCGGCGCCGCCATCTGCCTGCTCACAGCGCGCCTGCCGCTGCCGCCCTTCGGCACCCGTACCGCCCTTGCGATCACCGCGCTCGTGGCCTTGCCGGCCATTGCGCTCGTATTCGGACCGGGGCGAGACGACGTGAGCTCTGCATTGATCGCGGCCGCCCGGCTCGACCGCACCATCGCGGCGCCTGCCGCGCAGCGGATGTTGTCCGATACGCCGCTGCTCGGCAGCGGTGGCGGCACCTTCGCGGCACTTGCCGAGCTGTACGGCCCGGCATCATCCGACGGCAAGGCGCCGCCCTCGGCTGCGGTCAAGGTCTATGTCGAATACGGACCGATCGGGCTGCTGGCCTTGCTCGCCAGCGGGTTGTTTCTTGCCTTGAAGCTCATCGCGGGTGCTGCGCGGCGCGGCCGCGACCGCCACTATTCAGCTTGCGCAGCTGCCGTCGTGCTGGTCGCGATGGCGCAAAGCCTGCTGGATGCGAGCCTGACTGGAGCAGCCCCGCAAGTGGTCATTGCCCTGCTTGTCGGGATCGGCCTCGCACAACGGCGTTCGGCGGACAGATGACCCCTCGCCTCAGACCGTCGATCCGGCGACGTTCGACCAGTAACGCGGATTCGACGGGGATTGCACCCGCACCCACCGGTAGCTGGTCTTGGACCAGGGCCGGACATTGGCGTTGAGATTGTCGACGACGACGTCGCCCGAGCGGGTCCGCACCACCAGCACCAGATGATGCTCGCCCCAATTCGTCACGACTTCGGCCAACAGCAACGCGCGCGCCGGCCAGCCGCGCTGCAGCAGGGCGTGCCGCTTGGTCACCGCATAGTCGTTGCAGTCGCCACGTGAGGGACCCACCACCCACTCTTCGGCCGCGACGCCACGGGTATTGCGGGTCGGAATGATGGAGCGGTTGACCTCGGCATTGACCTTCACCAGCTCCGCGTAGCGGTCGGCGGTCAGGTCAATCCCGCCGCCGCGGAAGACCATGGCGTTCGACCGGCAATCCTCCGGATACGCCATGCAGAACTTGATGTGGGCCATCGGCGGGAGCGCCGGCGCGTCGAGCTTGATGCGATCGACCTGATATCTCAGGTTCAATGGCGCGCCGATCATTGCGGCCTGCACACTCTGGCTGACGCCCAACAACAAGGCGAACAGCGCCACTGAATAGATTTTGAGCTTCCGTCCCATCGCCGAACTCCCCGCGTTCATGCGGCAGAGTTAGCCCAGACGGATTAGGATGACGTTCGGCGCCAGCGTCCAATTTGGCTCAAAATCCCTGCGGACGCCTTACGCTTCATTAAGCAAAGCGGGGCCGGAACGGGGATCGAAAGCGGGCCAGAGGTCGCGTCTAAGGTCCACCCATGATCCAGGGATCAAGTGTCCACCGACCAAGGATCCACGGACCCGGGATCAGTGGCTCTGGTGCTCCAGGTTTGCCGATCGAACCGGGGACTGCTCCTCGACGCGGGCCTTTTCCAGAAGCAGATCGGTGACGATCTTCCGCAGCCGGCGGTTCTCGGCCGTGAGCTCGTCCAGTGTCCGGCGCATGTCGGCGACGGACGGCATCGGCGCTGCCGTCGGCAGCAGCGGCTCGAGCGGAGCTTCGACGGCCGCCACCTGCTTCGGCTCGGGTGCGCGCGATCGCAACTTGCGCCAACGATGGAACGTCATGACGCTCACACCGAGCACCTCGCAGATTTCCACCTGGGACTTGCCGGCACGAACCATTTCATCGGCCTGAGCAAGCTTTTGAATGATTTCCTGGTAGGAGTGCTTCTTCATAACACCTAATCGTCGGCGGACGCCCGCTATCTACAACCCATCCGGCTAACAAACGACGCGCTACGGCCACAAGTTGCAACCGGTAATCTATCACAGTCTGGTATGAATAACCATTCTGTTATGGCTTTGAAGCGACCAATCCACGAAGACATCGCGTGACTCGCGTGCAAAGCAGCACGCCGCTGCGCGACGGGAAAACTACTAGCAAAACAAGCCGCCGCCCAATCCCGATCGATCACGGACGCTAACAAATCCGGCAGTGGCTCGCGATCAGACGGGGGTTGACCTCGCCCCTGCCGATCCTCGATTTTGCGCTGCACCAAAGACACCTTCTCAATCCTGCGACCAAACAGCTCACCGGGTGCGCACATGCGAAGACGAGATCTGATCGCGGCCGGTCCGGCGACATTGCTCGCGGGCGTTGCCGACGCGACCGACCGACGGGCGCCAGAGGCCGTCACCGTCGACGTGCGCCGCGATTTCGGCGCCAGGGGAGACGGCATCGCAGATGACTGGCAGGCGATCGAAAACGCCGGCCTCCACCTGGGGCAGCTCGGTGGGGGTAGCATGTACTTCCCAGCCGGCCGGTACCGATTGGGAAGCGTGGGAAAGAACATAACCATACGTAACAACGTTCGTTATTTCGGCGATGGACACGCATCTGTGATCATCGGGAGCAATGCGGCATTCATAAGTCCGAAGGGTGCCGCATTCGGGCGAAGCTCCTACGCCGATTACCGCTATTTCACAGTGCGCGATATCGCAGCGGGCGACCGTGAGCTCGAATTCGCCAGTGCAGCGGACGCCGCCCAATTCAAGCCCGGCGACATCGTCATCGCCCGATCGAAGGATGCGATCGTCACGCCGGGAGACGTCCTGCCCTACTACGTGGAGATGAATCGCGTCGCCGCCGTCGCAGGCAATCGCATCGTGTTGGAAGATGCCATCGATGATGGATGGCGAGGTCTCTTGGCCGCCAATGTGACGCAGGACGTCGTCCAGGGATATTGCATCCATGATCTGCGCATCGAATGCGAGGACGGCTATCCCTTCTTCATCCAGGGCAGCTACAAGAGCGTCATCCGCAATTGCTGGACCCGCGGGATGGCGCTGGCCTGCTTCAACGGATTCACGCGCAGTACAGCCCATGACATCATTGCCGAGGTCAGCTGGCGTCCAGACAGAACCAGCGCCTCCGTCTTTGAAATCGAGACCGGATGTGTCCGCGCCAATTTCCACGATATCGACGTGTACATGGCCGGCTCGGCGCGCGCCGGAGAACGGTACCCGGTGTTCTACTGTCAGGAATTCTCGCGCCGGACCGCATTGCGTAACGTCAGGATCGCCGCGGCCGGAACGGATCTCGGCAACGTCTTCGAGGTCATGAGCGGAGGGCATCGCTTCGAGAACATCGAGGTGACCGCAAGATCGGTCGACAAAGTGCTCGATTACTGGGTGCGTGAACCCGAACGTTATCAGCTCGGTGAGCTCGGACTCGCAATGAGCCATCTCACAATCGAGACATCAGACCCGACGATTGGCTTCAATCATGGCTTCATCCTGCACTGTGACTACCCTGACGGGGAGGTCCGGAACGTAACGATCGCTGATTGTGAAGTCAGGGCACGCGGCATCCGTCCCGAACGAAACCTGATCTGGTTCTACAAGGGCCGACACAGGAATATCCTGTTCGACGGCGTTCGCGGCCCTGGCCAGGTGGCGATGGACGCGTCCGGCGCAGAACGTCCCTCCGGTGTCCCGGCCTCGGGCGCGCCGGCTCCTCCTCTGAGCGAGGTCGTGCTGCGCCATTGCGCGTTTACCCGGCTCGCCTCGCCGGAAATGC encodes:
- a CDS encoding polysaccharide biosynthesis/export family protein; this translates as MAILGLMRWGFVATVASLSAACSLMPASGPNQDAVRSSEAGSEQSLPYALVKVTPDVERVLASFAPRLTDSATQAFKRPPTEIRFGIGDVVSVTIFEAAAGGLFIPIEAGVRPGNYVTIPNQNVDNNGFISVPYAGAIRAKGRTPAEVQQAIVDALKNRAIEPQAVVTLIEQRTSLISVLGEVNAPSRFPANAAGERMLDAITRAGGPKGQGFDTWVMLEREGRRTTIPFGQIVYEPTNNVYIQPNDTIYVYREPQTFVAFGASGAQGQFNFEAWRISLAEGVAKAGGLNDSAADPAAVFLYRGESREVAEQLGVDTHRFPGPVVPVIYNVNFRDPSGYFMATKFQVRNKDVVYISNSQSVESAKIMQYIRLVSATVNDPIVAATNGVTLRTAIKTSP
- a CDS encoding O-antigen ligase family protein; its protein translation is MSGLIGADPTAPLALVRDQPLFALGAPLACLGVLACAFFVASAPAHAEILLKTVAWSGLAYAVYGIAAYLIDPSVVLLRDKVLDRNVLNATFPNRNTAALYFGCCMVVWELIMLRRLVARDGFRHGWSSLRAVTWDRRLLVPGAASLICMTCVMLTGSRAGLVVSLAGGVGAASLVLRRQLPSWRRLLWALPPALAVMTAALAVLGGQVTGRLGAHGLEGGGRWETYVSTWRMIRDHPLIGSGLGSFRYIFPRYRSADASIWGIWDRAHSTPLELAAELGVPLALVVCLGWAVVLAFLVKGALQRRNGAIFPIAGLVCGTMAIVHSLVDFSLQIPGLAIPVLSLVGVGLAQRHRAEGRPRRGRAT
- a CDS encoding transglutaminase-like cysteine peptidase codes for the protein MGRKLKIYSVALFALLLGVSQSVQAAMIGAPLNLRYQVDRIKLDAPALPPMAHIKFCMAYPEDCRSNAMVFRGGGIDLTADRYAELVKVNAEVNRSIIPTRNTRGVAAEEWVVGPSRGDCNDYAVTKRHALLQRGWPARALLLAEVVTNWGEHHLVLVVRTRSGDVVVDNLNANVRPWSKTSYRWVRVQSPSNPRYWSNVAGSTV
- a CDS encoding glycoside hydrolase family 55 protein, with product MRRRDLIAAGPATLLAGVADATDRRAPEAVTVDVRRDFGARGDGIADDWQAIENAGLHLGQLGGGSMYFPAGRYRLGSVGKNITIRNNVRYFGDGHASVIIGSNAAFISPKGAAFGRSSYADYRYFTVRDIAAGDRELEFASAADAAQFKPGDIVIARSKDAIVTPGDVLPYYVEMNRVAAVAGNRIVLEDAIDDGWRGLLAANVTQDVVQGYCIHDLRIECEDGYPFFIQGSYKSVIRNCWTRGMALACFNGFTRSTAHDIIAEVSWRPDRTSASVFEIETGCVRANFHDIDVYMAGSARAGERYPVFYCQEFSRRTALRNVRIAAAGTDLGNVFEVMSGGHRFENIEVTARSVDKVLDYWVREPERYQLGELGLAMSHLTIETSDPTIGFNHGFILHCDYPDGEVRNVTIADCEVRARGIRPERNLIWFYKGRHRNILFDGVRGPGQVAMDASGAERPSGVPASGAPAPPLSEVVLRHCAFTRLASPEMLAHARYIDCRRIDAQPAAAVMAAPGAVWSADKPRLQLAFPLVADMTICCGDVVSIKISAWAEAPSFPAHVRIRVMGAEALTVDLAPASATEIDIDLAVTFFGGAFHQPERFTVAGPVRTRPGAGPSWTSFTGKVDRRPANLVEVSAWIDKPAGLAAGITVKSARIAFCEVERDA
- a CDS encoding helix-turn-helix domain-containing protein — protein: MKKHSYQEIIQKLAQADEMVRAGKSQVEICEVLGVSVMTFHRWRKLRSRAPEPKQVAAVEAPLEPLLPTAAPMPSVADMRRTLDELTAENRRLRKIVTDLLLEKARVEEQSPVRSANLEHQSH